The following are from one region of the Gryllotalpicola protaetiae genome:
- a CDS encoding ROK family glucokinase, with translation MHAIGIDIGGTKVAGALVDENGTIVRQDRKPTPAGDSESLKQVVVDMINELADGTDAIAAGVAAPGFIDATGSIVYYTPNVPWRHEQLRHALEPKVGVPVIIENDANAAGWAEFRFGAGRLSTDMVMLTIGTGVGGAIVANDRLFRGGFGAGGELGHMRIVPNGLPCGCGANGCIEQYGSGRALQRYANTLADAGGIGQKLAEVRAKNGNYLHGADIGALIDDDDPGALQAVRQLGDWLGQACASFAAILDPQVFVIGGGVASAGEKLLAPIRQAFLQTLPARGYHPEPEFRIAELVNDAGVVGAADVARQHAISR, from the coding sequence GTGCATGCGATCGGCATCGACATCGGTGGAACCAAAGTGGCAGGGGCTCTCGTCGACGAGAACGGCACGATAGTTCGGCAGGACCGCAAACCGACGCCGGCCGGTGACTCGGAGTCGCTGAAGCAGGTCGTCGTCGACATGATCAACGAGCTCGCCGACGGCACCGACGCGATCGCTGCGGGAGTCGCCGCCCCCGGCTTCATCGACGCCACCGGGTCGATCGTGTACTACACGCCGAACGTGCCGTGGCGGCACGAGCAGTTGCGCCACGCACTCGAACCGAAGGTCGGCGTGCCCGTCATCATCGAGAACGACGCCAACGCGGCCGGCTGGGCCGAGTTCCGCTTCGGCGCGGGGCGGCTCAGCACCGACATGGTCATGCTCACCATCGGCACCGGGGTCGGCGGCGCGATCGTCGCGAATGACCGGCTGTTCCGCGGCGGCTTCGGCGCGGGCGGCGAGCTCGGTCACATGCGGATCGTCCCGAACGGCCTGCCGTGCGGCTGCGGAGCGAACGGATGCATCGAGCAGTACGGCTCAGGACGGGCGCTGCAGCGCTACGCGAACACGCTCGCCGACGCGGGCGGCATCGGTCAGAAGCTCGCCGAGGTCCGGGCGAAGAACGGCAACTACCTGCACGGCGCAGACATCGGAGCGCTGATCGACGACGACGACCCGGGCGCTCTGCAGGCCGTGCGCCAGCTCGGCGACTGGCTCGGCCAGGCGTGTGCGAGCTTCGCCGCGATCCTCGACCCGCAGGTGTTCGTCATCGGCGGCGGCGTCGCCTCGGCCGGCGAGAAGCTGCTCGCCCCGATTCGCCAGGCGTTCCTCCAGACCCTGCCCGCGCGCGGCTACCACCCCGAGCCCGAGTTCCGCATCGCCGAGCTCGTCAACGACGCGGGCGTGGTCGGCGCCGCCGACGTGGCACGGCAGCACGCCATCAGCCGGTGA
- a CDS encoding class II 3-deoxy-7-phosphoheptulonate synthase — protein MTSLVETPAALTDPLVLAGLDHWRTLPIKQQPNWPDAQAVAAASAELATLPPLVFAGEVDQLRERLAAAASGHGFLLQGGDCAETFADATADRIRNRVKTVLQMAVVLTYGASMPVIKVGRMAGQFAKPRSSDTETRGGVTLPAYRGDIVNGYDFTPESRNADPSRLVKGYHTAASTLNLIRAFTQGGFADLREVHSWNKGFAENPANVRYEGMAREIDRAVRFMEACGANFDEIKAVEFYASHEALLMDYERPLTRIDSRTGDAYDVSAHLLWVGERTRDIDGAHVDFLSRVRNPLGVKLGPSTTPDDVFRLIDRLDPERTPGRLTFITRMGAGRIREALPPLLEAVKAEGSTPLWVTDPMHGNGITTPTGYKTRRFDDVVDEVKGFFEAHRAVGTHPGGIHVELTGDDVTECLGGSEMIDEETLATRYESLCDPRLNHMQSLELAFLVAEELRKN, from the coding sequence ATGACTTCCCTGGTCGAGACCCCCGCAGCCCTGACCGACCCGCTCGTTCTTGCGGGCCTCGACCACTGGCGCACGCTGCCGATCAAGCAGCAGCCGAATTGGCCGGATGCCCAGGCGGTGGCCGCCGCGAGCGCGGAGCTCGCCACCCTCCCGCCCCTCGTGTTCGCGGGCGAGGTCGACCAGCTCCGCGAGCGACTGGCCGCCGCGGCGTCGGGGCATGGATTCCTGCTGCAGGGCGGCGACTGCGCGGAGACCTTCGCCGACGCGACCGCCGACCGCATCCGCAATCGGGTCAAGACCGTGCTGCAGATGGCCGTCGTGCTGACCTACGGCGCATCGATGCCCGTCATCAAGGTCGGGCGCATGGCCGGCCAGTTCGCGAAGCCGCGCTCGAGCGACACCGAGACGCGCGGCGGGGTGACGCTGCCTGCATACCGCGGCGACATCGTCAACGGCTACGACTTCACACCGGAGTCGCGGAACGCCGACCCGTCGCGGCTCGTGAAGGGGTACCACACGGCGGCCTCGACGCTGAACCTGATCCGCGCGTTCACGCAGGGCGGCTTCGCCGACTTGCGCGAGGTGCACAGCTGGAACAAGGGCTTCGCCGAGAACCCCGCGAACGTGCGCTACGAGGGCATGGCCCGCGAGATCGACCGCGCGGTGCGCTTCATGGAGGCCTGCGGCGCGAACTTCGACGAGATCAAGGCCGTCGAGTTCTACGCGAGCCATGAGGCGCTGCTGATGGACTACGAGCGGCCGCTCACGCGCATCGACTCGCGCACGGGTGACGCCTACGACGTGTCCGCGCACCTGCTCTGGGTCGGCGAGCGCACCCGCGACATCGACGGCGCGCACGTCGACTTCCTGTCCCGCGTGCGCAACCCTCTCGGCGTGAAGCTCGGGCCGAGCACCACCCCCGACGACGTCTTCCGGCTCATCGACAGGCTCGATCCCGAGCGCACGCCCGGCCGCCTCACCTTCATCACGCGCATGGGTGCCGGCCGCATCCGCGAGGCGCTGCCGCCGCTGCTCGAGGCCGTCAAGGCCGAGGGCTCGACGCCGCTGTGGGTCACGGACCCGATGCACGGCAACGGCATCACGACACCCACGGGCTACAAGACCCGCCGCTTCGACGACGTCGTCGACGAGGTGAAGGGCTTCTTCGAGGCGCACCGCGCGGTGGGCACGCACCCGGGCGGCATCCACGTCGAGCTCACCGGTGACGACGTCACCGAGTGCCTCGGCGGCAGCGAGATGATCGACGAGGAGACGCTGGCCACGCGCTACGAGTCCCTGTGCGACCCGCGCCTCAACCACATGCAGTCGCTCGAGCTCGCCTTCCTCGTCGCGGAAGAGCTGCGCAAGAACTAG
- a CDS encoding MinD/ParA family ATP-binding protein codes for MADTTAKAGSAVASEPETVTVSVELPPQKAHETPDDEVAVAIPERPIDPGKLPSAPSIRSMTLVTPQTGPVPRADAGYAASRRDRLRGEPSELPESAAMLTADRILDVRRRPKARPTGAWNRFVYGVTFTGVNLGDSKLERHRKELDHRIRRELSGGARFVPVLTRKGGVGKTTITALLGMALSDVRDDRIVAVDANPDRGTLSERVPRHSSATVRDVVHRATSVSSYTDFAQFVSHDETRLDVLASDTDPNLSEAFDENDYNVVADLASRYYSFVLTDCGTGIVHSVMRATLRRADAIVIVSGGSVDEAKLASETLTWLDANGYGALVQNAVVAINTATQGTSMVMLDEIEAHFRSRVRALVRIPYDPLLAAGSVVPYHQLKPLTREAARTLAALVVEGLPDPQDY; via the coding sequence ATGGCAGACACGACCGCCAAGGCCGGCAGCGCCGTCGCCAGCGAGCCCGAGACGGTGACCGTGAGCGTCGAACTGCCGCCGCAGAAGGCGCACGAGACCCCAGACGACGAGGTGGCGGTCGCCATCCCCGAGCGGCCGATCGACCCGGGCAAGCTGCCGTCGGCTCCCAGCATCCGCTCGATGACCCTCGTCACGCCTCAGACCGGCCCGGTGCCGCGTGCGGACGCGGGGTACGCGGCGTCCCGCCGCGATCGCCTGCGCGGAGAGCCGAGCGAGCTGCCCGAGTCGGCGGCGATGCTCACGGCCGACCGGATCCTCGACGTGCGCCGCCGCCCGAAGGCCCGCCCCACCGGCGCGTGGAACCGCTTCGTCTACGGTGTGACGTTCACCGGCGTGAACCTCGGCGACTCCAAGCTCGAGCGCCACCGCAAGGAGCTCGACCACCGCATCCGCCGCGAGCTCAGCGGGGGAGCGCGCTTCGTCCCCGTCCTCACCCGCAAGGGCGGCGTCGGCAAGACGACGATCACGGCGCTGCTCGGCATGGCGCTGTCCGATGTGCGCGACGACCGCATCGTCGCGGTCGACGCGAACCCGGACCGCGGCACCCTGAGCGAGCGCGTGCCGCGGCACTCGAGTGCGACCGTGCGCGATGTCGTGCACCGGGCCACCTCGGTCAGCAGCTACACCGACTTCGCGCAGTTCGTCAGCCACGACGAGACCCGCCTCGACGTGCTCGCCTCAGACACCGACCCGAACCTCTCTGAGGCGTTCGACGAGAACGACTACAACGTCGTCGCCGACCTCGCGAGCCGCTATTACTCGTTCGTGCTCACCGACTGCGGCACCGGCATCGTGCACTCGGTGATGCGGGCGACCCTGCGCCGCGCCGACGCGATCGTGATCGTCTCCGGCGGCAGCGTCGACGAGGCGAAGCTCGCCTCCGAGACGCTGACCTGGCTCGACGCGAACGGCTACGGCGCGCTCGTGCAGAACGCGGTCGTCGCCATCAACACCGCGACGCAGGGAACGAGCATGGTCATGCTCGACGAGATCGAGGCGCACTTCCGCTCGCGGGTGCGCGCGCTGGTGCGGATTCCCTACGACCCGCTGCTCGCTGCGGGCTCCGTCGTGCCGTACCACCAGCTCAAGCCGCTGACGCGGGAGGCGGCCCGCACCCTCGCCGCGCTCGTCGTCGAGGGATTGCCCGACCCTCAGGACTACTGA
- a CDS encoding lysophospholipid acyltransferase family protein, whose protein sequence is MNAFFWFLKYVLLGPLLKAVFRPWVVGVENVPKEGAAILASNHVSFFDSIFLPLMLDRHVTFLAKSEYFTGRGLMGWLSKMFFLGTGQIPIDRSGGKASEDSLNTGLRVLAEGALLGIYPEGTRSPDHRMYRGRTGIARMLLEARVPVIPVAMIGTQELMPAGVKLPRIRRVGIVVGEPLDFSRFTGLEGDRYVLRAVTDEIQYELWRISGQEYADVYASSVKATIPSLNR, encoded by the coding sequence GTGAACGCCTTCTTCTGGTTCCTCAAGTACGTGCTTCTCGGGCCGCTGCTCAAGGCGGTGTTCCGGCCGTGGGTCGTCGGCGTCGAGAACGTGCCGAAAGAGGGCGCGGCCATCCTCGCGAGCAACCATGTGTCGTTCTTCGACTCGATCTTCCTGCCGTTGATGCTCGACCGGCACGTCACCTTCCTCGCGAAGAGCGAGTACTTCACCGGCCGTGGGCTGATGGGCTGGCTGTCGAAGATGTTCTTCCTCGGCACCGGCCAGATCCCGATCGACCGCTCGGGCGGCAAGGCGTCGGAGGACTCGCTCAACACGGGCCTGCGCGTGCTCGCGGAGGGGGCGCTGCTCGGCATCTACCCTGAGGGCACCCGTAGCCCCGACCACCGCATGTACCGCGGCCGCACCGGCATCGCGCGCATGCTGCTCGAGGCGCGCGTGCCCGTCATCCCGGTCGCGATGATCGGGACGCAGGAGCTGATGCCGGCCGGCGTCAAGCTGCCGCGCATCCGCCGTGTCGGCATCGTCGTCGGCGAACCGCTCGACTTCTCGCGCTTCACGGGGCTGGAGGGCGACCGCTACGTGCTACGGGCCGTGACGGACGAGATCCAGTACGAGCTGTGGCGTATCTCCGGGCAGGAGTACGCCGACGTGTACGCCAGCTCGGTGAAGGCGACGATCCCCAGCCTGAACCGCTGA
- the def gene encoding peptide deformylase: MTVRPIRLFGDPVLKTVCDPVVEFDEGVRSLVADLVDSVQLPGRAGVAANQIGATLRVFSYNVDGQIGYLINPEVVEVRGEKELVGEGCLSVPGLWFETARHPWARAVGYDVDGNEVEVEGDGVLAQALQHETDHLNGFLYLDRLEKETRREAMKQVRESDWF, from the coding sequence GTGACCGTTCGCCCCATCCGCCTGTTCGGCGACCCCGTGCTGAAGACCGTCTGCGACCCCGTCGTCGAGTTCGACGAAGGCGTGAGGTCACTCGTGGCGGATCTCGTCGACTCGGTGCAGCTGCCCGGCCGCGCGGGCGTGGCGGCCAACCAGATCGGGGCGACGCTGCGGGTGTTCAGCTACAACGTCGACGGGCAGATCGGCTACCTGATCAACCCGGAGGTCGTCGAGGTGCGCGGCGAGAAGGAGCTCGTCGGCGAGGGCTGCCTGAGCGTGCCAGGGCTGTGGTTCGAGACCGCCCGCCACCCGTGGGCGCGGGCGGTCGGCTACGACGTCGACGGCAACGAGGTCGAGGTCGAGGGCGACGGGGTGCTCGCGCAGGCGCTGCAGCACGAGACCGATCACCTGAACGGATTCCTGTACCTCGACCGCCTCGAGAAGGAGACCCGGCGTGAGGCGATGAAGCAGGTCAGGGAATCAGACTGGTTCTGA
- a CDS encoding AMP-dependent synthetase/ligase, with product MLESVIPAIVPADPSANTTDLLVERAALTPDKVLFAVPEGDEWRDITAAEFIGQVRALAKGFVAAGVQPGDKIGIMSRTRYEWVLIDFAMWFAGGVLVPVYETSSPSQLAWNLADSGATGVILEDAKHYAAFDEVAPELPAVQKVWHIDLGDLDKLVAAGVDVPDDEIERRRKIANGDDIATLIYSSGTMGKPKGVVLTHANFVELSRNAAQSLGGVLEDRASTVLFITIAHVFARFISVVSVHAGVRVGHQADTTKLMDSLQSFRPTFLLMVPRVFEKVYNTAEQIAESGGKGKIFRAAADTAVAYSEARAAGKVPFGLGLKFKLFDRLVFSTLRAKMGGRVEYAVSGSAPLSTRLGHFFSALGIEILEGYGLTETTAPVSVNLPGAFKIGTVGPALPGNAIRIAADGEIEIKGICVFQEYWHNPSLTADSFDDGWFKTGDLGALDADGYLSITGRKKEIIVTAGGKNVAPAVLEDGARSNPLIDQIVVVGEQRPFIGALVTLDLEMLPVWLKNNGQDEHMSLEDAVQNDAVLAEVQKAVDHANQAVSRAESIRKFSILPTTWTEATGHLTPKLSIKRNVIVKDFAAEIDALYSGVPTQAMSLQG from the coding sequence GTGCTCGAATCCGTGATTCCTGCCATCGTCCCGGCCGACCCGTCGGCGAACACCACCGATCTGCTCGTGGAGCGGGCCGCACTCACCCCTGACAAGGTGCTGTTCGCCGTTCCAGAGGGCGACGAGTGGCGCGACATCACGGCCGCGGAGTTCATCGGCCAGGTGCGCGCGCTCGCCAAGGGCTTCGTCGCCGCAGGCGTCCAGCCGGGCGACAAGATCGGCATCATGAGCCGCACCCGCTACGAGTGGGTGCTCATCGACTTCGCCATGTGGTTCGCGGGCGGCGTGCTCGTCCCCGTCTACGAGACGAGCTCGCCCAGCCAGCTCGCGTGGAACCTCGCCGACTCCGGCGCCACCGGCGTGATCCTCGAAGACGCCAAGCACTACGCCGCCTTCGACGAGGTCGCCCCGGAGCTGCCCGCGGTGCAGAAGGTCTGGCACATCGACCTGGGCGACCTCGACAAGCTCGTCGCCGCGGGCGTCGACGTGCCTGACGACGAGATCGAGCGCCGCCGCAAGATCGCGAACGGCGATGACATCGCGACGCTGATCTACTCATCGGGCACCATGGGCAAGCCCAAGGGCGTCGTGCTCACGCACGCCAACTTCGTCGAGCTGTCGCGCAACGCTGCGCAGTCCCTGGGCGGGGTGCTCGAAGACCGGGCATCCACCGTTCTCTTCATCACCATCGCGCATGTGTTCGCGCGCTTCATCTCGGTCGTGTCCGTCCACGCGGGCGTGCGTGTCGGTCACCAGGCCGACACGACGAAGCTGATGGACTCGCTGCAGTCCTTCCGCCCCACGTTCCTGCTGATGGTGCCGCGCGTGTTCGAGAAGGTCTACAACACGGCTGAGCAGATCGCCGAGTCCGGCGGCAAGGGCAAGATCTTCCGCGCAGCCGCCGACACCGCCGTCGCGTACTCCGAGGCGCGCGCCGCGGGCAAGGTGCCCTTCGGTCTGGGCCTCAAGTTCAAGCTGTTCGACCGGCTCGTGTTCTCGACGCTGCGCGCGAAGATGGGCGGACGCGTCGAGTACGCCGTCTCCGGCTCCGCACCGCTCTCCACCCGCCTCGGGCACTTCTTCTCGGCGCTCGGCATCGAGATCCTCGAGGGCTACGGCCTCACGGAGACCACAGCGCCCGTCTCGGTGAACCTCCCTGGCGCGTTCAAGATCGGCACGGTCGGCCCGGCGCTGCCCGGCAACGCGATCCGCATCGCAGCCGACGGCGAGATCGAGATCAAGGGCATCTGCGTCTTCCAGGAGTACTGGCACAACCCGTCGCTCACCGCCGACTCGTTCGACGACGGCTGGTTCAAGACCGGCGACCTCGGTGCACTCGACGCCGATGGCTACCTGAGCATCACCGGTCGCAAGAAGGAGATCATCGTGACGGCCGGCGGCAAGAACGTCGCCCCCGCCGTGCTCGAAGACGGCGCCCGCTCGAACCCGCTGATCGACCAGATCGTGGTCGTCGGCGAGCAGCGCCCGTTCATCGGCGCGCTCGTCACGCTCGACCTCGAGATGCTGCCGGTCTGGCTCAAGAACAACGGCCAGGACGAGCACATGTCGCTGGAGGACGCCGTGCAGAACGACGCGGTGCTCGCCGAGGTGCAGAAGGCGGTCGACCACGCCAACCAGGCGGTGTCGCGGGCCGAGTCGATCAGGAAGTTCTCGATCCTGCCGACGACCTGGACGGAGGCGACCGGCCACCTGACGCCGAAGCTGTCGATCAAGCGCAACGTGATCGTGAAGGACTTTGCCGCCGAGATCGACGCCCTCTACTCGGGTGTGCCGACCCAGGCGATGAGCCTGCAGGGCTGA
- a CDS encoding pyruvate carboxylase, translated as MFRKILVANRGEIAIRAFRAAYELGARTVAVFAYEDRNSLHRMKADEAYQIGEEGHPVRAYLDVAEIIRVAKQSGADAIYPGYGFLSENPELAEAARDAGIVFIGPPAGVLEMAGNKVTAKEHAIAAGVPVLRSTPPSRDIDELLAGADAIGFPIFAKAVAGGGGRGMRRVDTKAELRPALAEAMREADSAFGDPTMFLEQAVLKPRHIEVQIIADASGQTIHLFERDCSVQRRHQKVVEIAPAPRLDEGVRQALLRDAVAFAKSIGYVNAGTVEFLVEAAGERRNEHVFIEMNPRVQVEHTVTEEVTDVDIVQTQMRIAAGETLAQIGLSQDSVRVNGFALQTRITTEDPAAGFRPDTGTITTYRSPGGGGIRLDGGSMGTGSEVSPHFDSMLVKLTCRGRTFEAAVSRARRALAEFRIRGVSTNIPFLQALLEEPEFVAGEIATDFIAGRPDLVRARPSQDRGTKILNWLADVTVNKPHGDRPAGVADPSVKLRDLGGHSLDLGREAPEGTRQRLLELGPAAFAKAVRAQTALAVTDTTFRDAHQSLLATRVRTKDLLAVAPYVARLTPGLFSVEAWGGATYDVALRFLGEDPWERLAALRTALPNVAIQMLLRGRNTVGYTPYPAQVTDAFIAESVGTGVDVFRIFDALNDVEQMRPAIEAVLAQNTAIAEGVLCYTGDLNSPREDFYTLDYYLGLAERLVGTGIHMLAIKDMAGLLRPAAAEKLVAALRAEFELPVHVHTHDTAGGQLATLLAAARAGADVVDVASAPMSGTTSQPSASALVAALANTERETELDFENVAALEPYWAAVRGLYAPFESGLPAPTGRVYRHEIPGGQLSNLRQQAISLGLGGDFELIEDMYAAANRILGRIPKVTPSSKVVGDLALQLAAAHADPDDFEQNPQNYDIPDSVVSFMAGELGDLPGGWPEPFRSKVLAGRSVNVGVTPISEGDAAALSESGRARQVTLNRLLFPAPTRKFEETRELFGDLSVVDTADYLYGLQAGTEHRVDVAPGIVLYVGLEAIGEADARGMRTVLAKLNGSLRPVFVRDRHVEVAAKALEKANPDNAGHVAAPFSGVVTLRVAEGEAVAAGQAVASIEAMKMEAAITAAASGVVERLAVPSPQQVDAGDLLVVIKPL; from the coding sequence CGTATGAAGGCCGATGAGGCGTATCAGATCGGCGAGGAGGGGCATCCGGTCCGCGCGTATCTGGACGTCGCGGAGATCATCCGGGTGGCGAAGCAATCCGGTGCTGACGCGATCTACCCCGGGTACGGATTCCTGTCGGAGAACCCCGAGCTGGCGGAGGCCGCGCGCGACGCGGGGATCGTGTTCATCGGGCCGCCTGCGGGTGTGCTCGAGATGGCGGGGAACAAGGTGACCGCGAAAGAGCACGCGATCGCGGCGGGCGTGCCCGTGCTGCGCTCCACTCCGCCGTCGCGGGACATCGATGAGCTGCTGGCGGGGGCGGACGCCATCGGCTTCCCGATCTTCGCGAAGGCGGTTGCGGGCGGCGGCGGCCGCGGCATGCGCCGGGTGGACACGAAGGCGGAGCTGCGGCCGGCGCTTGCGGAGGCGATGAGGGAGGCGGACAGCGCCTTCGGCGATCCGACGATGTTCTTGGAGCAGGCGGTGCTGAAGCCGCGGCACATCGAGGTGCAGATCATCGCGGACGCGTCAGGGCAGACGATCCACCTGTTCGAGCGGGACTGCTCGGTGCAGCGCCGTCATCAGAAGGTGGTCGAGATCGCGCCGGCCCCTCGGCTGGATGAGGGGGTGCGGCAGGCGCTGCTGCGCGACGCGGTGGCGTTCGCGAAGTCGATCGGCTACGTGAACGCCGGCACTGTCGAGTTCCTGGTCGAGGCGGCCGGCGAGCGGCGGAACGAGCACGTGTTCATCGAGATGAACCCGCGCGTGCAGGTCGAGCACACGGTGACCGAGGAGGTCACTGATGTGGACATCGTCCAGACCCAGATGCGCATCGCTGCGGGGGAGACGCTGGCGCAGATCGGCTTGTCGCAGGACAGCGTGCGGGTGAACGGCTTCGCCCTGCAGACGCGCATCACGACGGAGGACCCGGCCGCCGGGTTCCGGCCCGACACGGGCACGATCACGACGTACCGGTCGCCGGGCGGCGGCGGGATCCGCCTGGATGGCGGGTCGATGGGCACAGGGTCCGAGGTGAGCCCGCACTTCGACTCGATGCTGGTGAAGCTCACCTGTCGCGGTCGCACTTTCGAGGCGGCGGTGAGCCGCGCCCGGCGGGCGCTGGCCGAGTTCCGCATCCGCGGGGTCTCGACGAACATCCCCTTCCTGCAGGCCCTGCTGGAGGAGCCCGAGTTCGTGGCGGGGGAGATCGCGACGGATTTCATCGCAGGCCGGCCCGATCTCGTGCGGGCGCGCCCGTCGCAGGACCGAGGCACGAAGATCCTCAACTGGCTGGCGGACGTCACGGTGAACAAGCCGCACGGCGACCGGCCGGCAGGGGTGGCCGACCCGTCCGTGAAGCTGCGCGATCTCGGCGGGCACAGCCTCGACCTCGGGCGCGAGGCGCCGGAGGGCACCCGGCAGCGGCTGCTGGAGCTGGGGCCTGCCGCGTTCGCGAAGGCGGTGCGCGCGCAGACGGCTCTCGCGGTGACCGACACGACGTTCCGCGACGCCCACCAGAGCCTGCTGGCCACCCGGGTGCGCACCAAGGACCTGCTCGCGGTCGCGCCGTACGTCGCCCGGCTGACCCCCGGGCTGTTCTCGGTGGAGGCGTGGGGCGGCGCCACCTACGACGTCGCGCTCAGGTTCCTGGGCGAGGACCCCTGGGAGCGGTTGGCGGCGCTGCGCACCGCGCTGCCGAACGTCGCGATCCAGATGCTGCTGCGGGGCCGCAACACGGTCGGCTACACCCCGTACCCGGCGCAGGTGACGGATGCCTTCATCGCCGAGTCGGTCGGAACAGGAGTCGACGTCTTCCGCATCTTCGACGCGCTCAACGACGTCGAGCAGATGCGGCCCGCCATCGAGGCCGTCCTCGCGCAGAACACCGCGATCGCGGAAGGCGTGCTCTGCTACACCGGTGACCTGAACTCGCCGCGCGAGGACTTCTACACCCTCGACTACTACCTGGGGCTCGCCGAGAGACTCGTCGGCACCGGCATCCATATGCTCGCCATCAAAGACATGGCAGGCCTGCTGCGCCCGGCGGCCGCCGAGAAGCTCGTCGCCGCGCTGCGGGCCGAGTTCGAGCTGCCCGTGCACGTGCACACCCACGACACCGCCGGCGGCCAGCTCGCCACCTTGCTCGCCGCAGCCCGTGCCGGCGCGGACGTCGTGGACGTGGCATCCGCCCCCATGTCCGGCACCACCAGCCAGCCGTCCGCTTCAGCGCTCGTCGCCGCGCTCGCCAACACGGAGCGGGAGACCGAGCTCGACTTCGAGAACGTCGCCGCTTTGGAGCCGTACTGGGCGGCGGTGCGCGGCCTGTACGCGCCGTTCGAGTCCGGACTGCCGGCCCCGACCGGGCGCGTGTACCGGCACGAGATCCCCGGCGGGCAGCTCTCCAATCTGCGCCAGCAGGCGATCTCGCTCGGCCTCGGAGGCGACTTCGAGCTCATCGAGGACATGTACGCCGCCGCGAACCGCATCCTCGGCCGCATCCCGAAGGTCACCCCGTCGTCGAAGGTCGTCGGCGACCTCGCCCTGCAGCTGGCCGCCGCGCACGCCGACCCGGACGACTTCGAGCAGAACCCGCAGAACTACGACATCCCCGACTCCGTCGTCTCCTTCATGGCCGGCGAGCTCGGCGACCTGCCCGGCGGATGGCCGGAGCCCTTCCGCTCCAAGGTCCTCGCCGGCCGGAGCGTGAACGTGGGCGTCACCCCGATCTCCGAGGGCGACGCCGCCGCCCTCTCAGAGTCCGGCCGGGCGCGCCAGGTCACCCTCAACCGGCTGCTGTTCCCCGCGCCGACGCGGAAGTTCGAAGAGACCCGCGAGCTGTTCGGCGACCTCTCCGTCGTCGACACCGCCGACTACCTGTACGGGCTCCAGGCCGGCACCGAGCACCGCGTCGACGTCGCACCCGGCATCGTGCTCTATGTGGGCCTCGAGGCGATCGGCGAGGCGGATGCCCGCGGCATGCGCACCGTGCTCGCAAAGCTCAACGGGTCCCTGCGGCCCGTGTTCGTCCGCGACCGGCACGTCGAAGTCGCCGCCAAAGCCCTCGAGAAGGCGAACCCGGACAACGCCGGCCACGTCGCCGCGCCGTTCTCCGGCGTGGTCACCCTGCGCGTCGCCGAAGGGGAAGCCGTCGCCGCCGGCCAAGCCGTCGCCTCCATCGAGGCGATGAAGATGGAAGCCGCGATCACCGCGGCCGCGAGCGGCGTCGTCGAACGACTCGCCGTTCCATCGCCCCAGCAGGTCGACGCAGGCGATCTGCTCGTCGTCATCAAGCCGCTCTGA